One genomic window of Quercus robur chromosome 6, dhQueRobu3.1, whole genome shotgun sequence includes the following:
- the LOC126690200 gene encoding zinc finger BED domain-containing protein RICESLEEPER 1-like: protein METNTNEPFVQTPAATEDDIPTQVEDSAATQAASQAEAAAASELPPVPPCQVSMTAPVSGSCSGRKKSVVWGHFEKVKIGEGDTSKTKAICNYCQKSYNADSKSCGTSNLLAHVPICPKNPNREDVVKGQKTLAFVSKKDGEDGLHLVSTSFSVEACRKALAEMVIIDELPFRYVEGYGFKKFVRTLQPKLRLKDIPSRQTVARDVIGIYNSEREKLRKSLKGCRVCLTTDTWTSIQNLNYMCLTCHFIDDAWKLHKRILNFCQVEDHKGETIGRKIEMSLREWGIDGIFTLTVDNASSNLTTIKFLQRVTKDWNGAVLGNEYMHMRCCAHILNLIVGEGLKEIDASVAKVREAVRYVKSLPNRSQTFKSFMERLGMESKSLLSLDVPTRWNSTYIMLEIAEKFEKVFLRMDFEDDGYSSYFRTKEDSGGLGSPCMIDFQNCRVFVTFLRLFYNATKKFSGSLYVTSNAFYDEIFVIQESISNLVKSQNTLLKSTATNMQTKFEKYWGEGEKINHLLYVAVVFDPRKKLRFLKFSFSEIYGNAVAEVMVDKVKDLLFKLYNFYNCIHSPNVQDQSGSERTELETDASDPYVMVHSRYERFLQVEQSVGCSNELERYLAENCDGRKDANFEILEWWRDNCNRYQVLSKVVKDVLAVPVSTVASESAFSTGGRIVDPFQSALSPLMVQNLVCSQNWLQATVPISHRQSRDDVEALEEELLDLGNMLKF from the coding sequence atGGAAACCAACACTAATGAACCCTTTGTCCAAACACCAGCTGCTACAGAAGATGATATTCCCACCCAAGTTGAGGATTCTGCTGCTACCCAAGCTGCTTCCCAAGCTGAAGCAGCTGCTGCTTCTGAGTTGCCCCCAGTTCCACCATGCCAAGTGAGTATGACAGCTCCTGTTAGTGGTAGTTGTAGTGGTAGGAAAAAGTCTGTTGTTTGGGGTCACtttgaaaaagtaaagataGGTGAGGGTGATACTAGTAAGACTAAGGCTATCTGTAATTATTGTCAAAAATCTTATAATGCTGATAGTAAGAGTTGTGGTACCAGTAATTTGTTAGCTCATGTGCCAATATGTCCCAAGAACCCTAATAGAGAAGATGTAGTTAAAGGGCAGAAAACATTAGCTTTTGTATCCAAAAAGGATGGAGAAGATGGATTGCACCTTGTGTCAACATCCTTTTCTGTTGAGGCTTGTAGAAAGGCATTGGCTGAAATGGTTATAATTGATGAGTTGCCTTTTAGGTATGTCGAGGGGTATGGGTTTAAGAAATTTGTTAGAACCTTGCAACCTAAGCTTAGATTAAAGGATATCCCATCTCGTCAAACTGTGGCTAGGGATGTGATTGGCATTTataatagtgagagagagaagctaaGGAAATCCTTGAAGGGTTGTAGGGTGTGTCTCACTACGGACACATGGacttctattcaaaatttaaattatatgtgtCTGACTTGTCACTTTATTGATGATGCTTGGAAATTGCATAAGAGAATTctaaatttttgtcaagttgaaGACCACAAGGGGGAGACTATAGGTAGAAAGATTGAGATGTCGTTGCGTGAGTGGGGTATTGATGGGATATTTACCTTGACAGTAGATAATGCTAGCTcaaatttaacaacaattaaattTCTGCAAAGGGTGACTAAAGATTGGAATGGGGCAGTTTTAGGAAATGAGTACATGCACATGAGGTGTTGTGCCCATATCCTAAATCTCATTGTGGGGGAGGGTTTAAAAGAGATAGATGCATCTGTTGCTAAGGTGCGTGAAGCTGTGAGGTATGTGAAGTCCTTACCCAATAGAAGTCAAACTTTTAAGAGTTTTATGGAGAGGTTAGGTATGGAGTCCAAGAGTCTTCTCAGTCTAGATGTACCTACTAGGTGGAACTCGACCTATATCATGTTAGAAATTGctgaaaaatttgagaaagtgtTTCTCCGAATGGATTTTGAAGATGATGGTTATTCGTCGTACTTTAGGACCAAGGAAGATAGTGGTGGTTTGGGGTCTCCATGTATGATTGATTTCCAAAATTGTAGGGTGTTTGTGACTTTCTTAAGGCTGTTTTATAATGCAACAAAGAAATTTTCTGGTTCATTGTATGTTACTTCAAATGCCTTCTATGATGAGATCTTTGTTATTCAGGAGAGTATTTCCAATTTAGTTAAATCACAAAACACTCTCTTGAAAAGCACAGCCACAAACATGCAAACTAAGTTTGAGAAGTATTGGGGGGAAGGGGAGAAAATTAATCATCTTTTGTATGTGGCTGTGGTCTTTGATCCAcgaaaaaaattgagatttttgaagttttcattttctgaaatttatggGAATGCAGTTGCTGAAGTGATGGTTGATAAGGTGAAAGACCTTTTGTTtaagttgtataatttttacaattgtaTTCATTCACCAAATGTGCAAGATCAAAGTGGGAGTGAGAGGACAGAATTGGAAACTGATGCTAGTGATCCATATGTTATGGTTCACTCGCGATATGAGCGTTTTTTGCAAGTTGAGCAATCTGTAGGTTGTAGTAATGAGCTTGAGAGGTATTTGGCTGAAAACTGTGATGGTAGAAAGGATGCAAATTTTGAGATATTGGAGTGGTGGAGGGACAATTGTAATAGGTACCAAGTGTTGTCTAAAGTAGTTAAGGATGTGCTGGCTGTGCCAGTTTCCACTGTTGCATCTGAGTCAGCATTTAGCACTGGAGGTCGAATTGTTGATCCATTTCAAAGTGCATTATCTCCTCTCATGGTTCAAAACCTTGTatgttcacaaaattggcttcaaGCCACAGTTCCAATTTCTCATCGCCAATCAAGGGATGATGTTGAGGCATTGGAGGAGGAGTTACTTGACTTAGGTAATATgcttaaattctga